From Amycolatopsis sp. WQ 127309:
CCGAGGCCGGGTTCCGCTCCGGCTACCTCAAGGTCCACCAGTTCGGTTACGAGGTGACCGACAAGTAACCTCCCGCGGCCAACCCGACCCCGGTGCCGCACGTCCTCCTTGCGAGGACGTGCGGTTGACTGACGAAGACACGTTTGTCCGAATCGGGATTGGGTGATGGGTGATGACGTACCGTGGCGATGACGGCGGCCGCCGGATGCCCCCGCCGCGGCCGCCCGCCGGCCGCTCCCGGGACCACCAGCGCGCGCAGATGATGCCGCTGCCCGGCCGGGGCCAGAGCCCCTACGACGAGCGCACCCGCCCGATGGGCACCCGCGAGCCGGAGTACATGCCGCCCCAGGGCCCGCCGCCGCGTCAGCAACCGCCGAACCGGGGTGAGGACTACCCGCCGTCACGGCCGCCGCGCCGGCGTCGCCGCTGGGGTTTCGGCCGGATCCTGCTGACGCTGCTGCTGGTGTTCGTGGTGTTCTTCGCCGGCATCTGGGTCTACCTGGAGTTCTCGATCAAGCGCGTCGACGCGCTGGCCGACTACGACGGCCGTCCGGTCGCCGCGGCCGGCACCAACTGGCTGATCGTCGGCTCGGACAGCCGTGAGGGCCTCACCACGGCCGACGAGGAGAACCTCGCCACGGGTGACGTCGCGGCCGCCGGCGGCCAGCGCACCGACACGATCATGGTCGCGCACCTGCCGGACAACTCCACGAAGCCGACGCTGCTCTCCCTGCCGCGCGACTCCCAGGTGAAGATCCCGGGCCACGGCACGAACAAGATCAACGCGGCGTTCTCGCTCGGCGGGCCGAAGCTGCTCGCGCAGACCGTCGAAGGCGCCACCGGCCTGCACATCGACCACTACGCGGAGATCGGCTTCGGCGGGTTCGCGAAGATCGTCGAAGCGATCGGCGGCGTCGAGATGTGCATCGACAAGGACATGAACGACACGGTGACGGGCATCAGCATCAAGGCCGGCTGCCCCCAGACCCTCGACGGCCGCGAGGCGCTGGGCTTCGTCCGGATGCGCCACAGCGACGCGACCCCGCGCTCGGACCTCGACCGCGTCGCCAACCAGCGCAAGTTCATCGGCGCGCTGGTCAGCCAGATCGCCAGCCCCGGCACGCTGCTCAACCCGTTCGACTTCTTCCCGCTGCTGTCCGCGGCGCCGGACGCGCTGACCATGGACTCCGGCGACCACGTGCACAACCTCGCCGGCCTGGCGATCGCGATGCGCGGCATCTCCTCCGGCGGCGTGGTGACCACGACGGTCCCGGTGACCAGCGGGTCGGCGGAGAACTGGGACAAGAACAAGTCGAAGCAGCTGTTCGACGCGCTGAAGAACGACACCGAGGTGCCCGATTCGGTCATCGTGAACTAAATGGCGCGCGCGGCGGGTCCCGGCCGGGGCACCATGGATCGATGGAGACCCCGGCCGAGACCTACCGCGACGGTGACCTGACGCTGACCCGCTGGCACCCCGGCGACCGCGATCTCTTGACCGCGCTCGTCAGCGGCTCCCTCGAGCAGCTGGGGCCGTGGCTGATCTGGGCGACCGGTGGCTACACGTCGGACGACTCCTCGGAGTTCCTCCGGCTGACCGCGAAGCGCTGGGAGAGCGCCGAAGCGTACGAGTACGCGGTCGGCGTCGACGGCGAGGTGGCGGGCGGCGTCGGCGTGATGACGCGCGACGGCGGTGCCGAGATCGGCTACTGGCTGGCCCGGGGCTGGACCGGCCGCGGCCTGATGACCCGGAGCGTCGCGCTGCTGACGGCGGAGGCGTTCCGCCTCGGCGCCGGCTACGTCGAGATCATGCACGACGAGCTGAACGCGCGCAGCCGGGCGTTGCCCGCCCGGCTGGGGTTCACGAAGGTGCGCGAGGAACCGGCGGAGAAGCCGCTGGCGCCGTCGTGCACCGGCACGAACCACGTGTGGCGGCTCGAGGCCTAGGAGACCTTGTTGCGCTCCCGCAGCACCTTCAGCGCCTGATCGGCGTGGACGGTGAAGTTCAGCTCGCTCTTGATCTTCTCGAGGATCCGGCGGTCCTCGCCGATCACGAAGGTCGCGCGCTTCGCGTGCAGGGGCAGGAGCCTGCGCCACACGCCGAACTGCTTGGCGACCTCACCCTCCACATCGGACAGCAGCGGGTAGTCGAAGTCGTTGGCCGCGGAGAACTGCCGCTGTTTGGTGACGCCGTCCGGGCTGATCCCGACCCGGTGCGCGCCGACCTCGGCGAACTCCGCGGCGAGGTCGCGGAAGTGGCAGCTCTCGGCGGTGCACCCGCCGGTCATCGCGGCCGGGTAGAAGAACAGCACCACCGGTCCGGTGGCCAGGAAGTCCGAGAGCTTGCGCTCCTGGCCCTGGTCGTCGGGCAGCGTGAAATCGGGGGCGAGGTCTCCGGCGTCCATGGAGGTCCCTTCTCGTCGGCGGCAGAACCCATCCTGCCCGTCCTTCGGAGCCGACGTACGACCGGCTTGGTCGAGATCCGCGTCAGGTGGCCGGGTGCCTCGCGATCAGCTCGTCCACCTCGTCGCCCGTGGCGGAGTCGTTGGCGAACTGGCCTCGGGCCGCCAGCACGCCCAGCTGGCGCAGCCGCGCCGCCTGTTCGTGGGTGCGGACGCCTTCCGCTCCCACGCGCAGCTGCAGCTCGCGGGCCCGGGTGACCAGCTGGGTCAGGTGGCGGATGTCGGACTCGGCCGGCTCCTCCGCGTCCAGGGCGTCGATCACCGGGCCCGACAGGATCACGTGCTTCACCGGCAGGCCGTGCTGGGGGATCAGCTCCAGGTCCGCCGAGCCCGAGATGGTCAGCACCAGCTGCGTGCCCAGGTCGGCCAGCACCGCGAACGAGTCCAGGACCTCGCCGCGCGGGTCGAGGACCGAGTCGCGGTCGGTGCACAGGCGCAACGCCGTCGCCGGCAGCTCGTGCTTGGTCAGCTGCTCGCGGACCAGCATCACCAGGTCCGGGTCGATGGCCAGCCGCGTCGGCAGGCGGACGCAGACGTCCGGTGCCGCGTCGCCCAGGCGGGTGCGCCAGCGGGCCGTGGCGGCCAGGGACTCGGCGAGCAGCCAGCGGCCGAGCGGGACCGTCATGCCCGTGGTCTGGGCCAGCGGGTAGAACTCCTCGGAGCCGAGCTCGCCCTTCTCCGGGTGGTTCCAGCGCAGCCCGGCGTTGACCGCGGCGATCCGGCCGGGGTCGGCGAGCTTCACCGTCGGCTGGTAGACCAGCGAGAACTCGCCGTTCTCCAGCGCGCCGGCGATCACCGCGCCCAGCTGGTAGCGGCCGCGGTCGCGCGCGTCCAGCTCCGGGTCGAACAGCATCCACTGCGCCTTGCCGGCCTCCTTGGCCCGGTGCAACGCGATCTCCGCGGCTCGCAACAGCTCCGCGGCCCCGTCTTCGACGGCCGCGCGCACCACGATGCCCGCGCTGGCGCTCACGCCGATGCCGTGCCCGCCGAGGTAGATCGGCTCGTTGAGGTCCTCCAGCGCGCGCTCGACCAGCTCGACGACCTCGGCGGCGGAGAGCTCGCCGCGCAGCAGCACCGCGAAGCCGTCGCCGGACAGCCGCGCGACGAACCCGTCGTGGTGGCCGGTGAACACGGCGGACAGCTTGCCCGCGACGCCGCGCAGCACCTGGTCGCCGACGCCGGCACCGAGGCCGTCGTTGACGACCTTGAAGCCGTCGACGTCGAGGTAGATCAGCGCGATGTCGTCACGCGCGCCGGCGCCGAGCGCCGCTTCGAGCTTGGTGGTGAACGACGACGCGTTCGGCAGCCCGGTGAGCGGGTCGTGGATGTTCTGGTGCACCAGCCGCTCCTGCAGCAGGTGCAGCTCGTTCGCGTCGGAGACCATCAGCACCGGGTACACCGAACCCGGCCGGTCGCCGGGCAGCCGGGCGAGCGTGACGTCGGTCCAGAGCTTGCCGTCGTCGACGTGGTCGAGCAGCATCCGCTCCCGGAAGCGCTCGACCCCGGTGTTCACGTGCTCCAGCCCGGCCTTGAGCCGGGAGACGTCGTGGCCGGTCGAGCCGAGCTCGGTGATGTGCCGGCCCCGCAACCGGTCCGGCGGGCACCCGAGCAGCTGCCCCAGCGCGAGGTTCGCCTCGACGATCCCGCCGTCCGGGTCGGCCAGCGCGATCCCCATCGGCGACGCGGCGTAGAGCGCGCTGAACCGCAGCAGCGCCCCGTCGTGCCCCGAGCTGACGTGGTCGACCGCGTCCGTCGCGACCCCGAGCAGGAGCTGTTCGAGCTCTTCCGGGGGAAGCGTTACTCCTTTGGTGTCGGCGAGCGTCGCCGCCCACCTGCGGGCCACGTCCACCAACCCTGGCGCGGCACCGGGCTCAGACACTCTCCACCTTCTTCACGCACAGGTCTGGCCAGTTCAGGCGCGGTGCCGGTGTTCGGGAACCCGCACGGGGTACCCATCGGCCGCGGCCGATGCCACGCCATCACGTGTGTAACGGGGTGTCTACCGGCTGAACGAGTGACAGACCTCCACGATTGGTGACATCGTGTCACCATGTGTATCGGTACCCGGACGGGTGGCGGGTCAGCGAGGGGTCAACCGCACCGGGAGACCGTCCGCGGGCACCGGTAGCGAGACGTAGTCCCAGCGCGCGGTGTAACTCTCCGGAACCGACCAGCGGTACGCCCGCAGCATCTCGTGCATCAGCAGCTTCACCTCGAGACCGCCGAAGTGGAGCCCGATGCACTTGTGCGCGCCGCCGCCGAAGGGCATCCACGCCATCCGGTGCGACTTGTCCTCGCGCCGCGGTTCGGCGAAGCGCTCGGGGTCGAAGCGGAACGGGTCGGTCCAGCACCCGGGGTCGAAGTGGTTCACCGTCGGCGAGACGCCGACGAGCGTGCCCTCCGGGATGTAGTGCCCGAGGACCTCGGTGTCCTTGACGGTCTGGCGGGTCAGCGACGGCACCGGCGCGACGAGCCGCAGCGCCTCCTTCATCACCAGGTCGAGCGTCTCCAGCCGGTCGATGGCGTCGATGTCGAGGACGTCGTCGCCCAGCGCCAGCGACTCCGCGCGCGCCCGCTCCTGCCACTCCGGGTGCTTGGCGAGGTAGTAGGCCATGGCGCTGCTGGTGATGGTCGTCGTGTCGTGCGCGGCCATCATCAGGAAGATCATGTGGTTGACGATGTCGGTGTCGGAGAACCGGTCGCCGTCCTCGGTGGTGGCGTGGCAGAGCGCGGCGAACAGGTCGTCGCCGTCGGCGGCCCGCTTGGCGGGCAGGGTCTCGCCGAAGTAGCGCTCCAGGACCTTCCGCCCGTGCAGCCCGGCCGACCAGCGGCCGCCGGGCACCGGGACGCGCACCAGCGCGGTGCCGGCCCGCACGGAGCTGACGAACGCGCGGTTGATCCGGTGCGAGTCGGCGCCGCTGCGCATGCCCATGAACACGCGCGTCGCGACGTCGAGGGTCAGCTGCTTGAGCGACCAGTACAGCCGCGGCCGCTCGCTCGTTCCCCAGGTCGCGACGCCTTCGCGCAGAGCCGGGCCCATCTCGTTGACGTAGCCGGTGAGCCGCGCCCGGGTGAAGGCCTCCTGCATGATCCGGCGGTGCAGGTGGTGCTCGCCGAAGTCCATCAGCATCAGGCCGCGCTCGAAGAACCGCTCGATGAAGAACTTCCAGCCCTCCTGCGAGAACGTCTTGTCCTTGTTGACGAGCGCGATCTGCGTCGCCTCCGGCCCGGACAGCGCGACGATCCGACGGCCGAACCCGCCGGTCCACGACACCGGGCCGTAGAGCTCGTGGCGGCGGAGGCCGAACGCGGGGCCGAAGCGCATCATCTCGAGCATGTGCCCGACCACGGGCGGGCCTTCGTCGCCGAGCACGGGCTTGAGGCCGCTGCCGGCGGGCGGCGTCGCGAGCTCCTGCACGGGCCAGCGCGACCGCAGCCACCGCTGGTCGACGGCGCGGGGGAGGGGCAGCGAGGTCAGCGGGGGCACGCGCTCACGCAACGTTTCGGCGGCCCGGCCCACAGTGCGCGTCAAGGTGACCATCTCCCCGTCGAGATCGGCTACCCCTCACACGATGCACCCTTGTTGACCACCTGACAACAGTCTTTTCGGGTGAGCCGTGAAGGCCTCCTTACCGGCGCTAAGAGCCGGTAAGGAGTCCTTCACGGCTTTGGAGCCGCGGTTCTGTCGGACCCCGCCGGTAAACTGGATGACGGGGGCGGCGGCCCGCGCCGAGCCTCAGCCCAGCTCGGTGCGCACCTGCCGGGCCGCTTCGACCAGGTTGCGCAGCGCCGGCTCGACCTCCGCGTAGCCGCGGGTCTTCAGGCCGCAGTCCGGGTTGACCCACACCCGCGACGCCGGCACCGCGCCCGTCGCCGTCCGCAGCAGGCCGGCCACCTCGGCCGGGGACGGCACGCGCGGCGAGTGGATGTCGTACACCCCAGGCCCGACGCCGCGGCCGAAGCCGGCCGCCGTCAGGTCGGCGAGCACCTCCATCTTCGAGCGGGCCGCCTCGATGCTGGTGACGTCGGCGTCGAGCGCGTCGATCGCCGGCAGCACCTCGCCGAACTCCGAGTAGCACATGTGCGTGTGGATCTGCGTCGCGTCGGCGATCCCGGACGTCGCCAGCCGGAACGACGACACCGCCCAGTCGAAGTACGCCTGGTGGTCGCGGGAACGCAGCGGCAGCAGCTCCCGCAGGGCCGGCTCGTCGACCTGGATGACCTGGATGCCCGCCGCTTCGAGGTCGTGGACCTCGTCGCGGATGGCCAGGGCGACCTGCCGGGCGGTGTCGCCCAGCGGCTGGTCGTCGCGCACGAACGACCACGCCAGGATCGTCACCGGCCCGGTCAGCATGCCCTTGACCGGCTTCGGCGTCAGGCCCTGGGCGTAGCGGGCCCACGCCACGGTCATCGGCACCGGGCGCGAGACGTCGCCGTAGAGGATCGGCGGCCGGACGCAGCGGGAGCCGTAGGACTGCACCCAGCCGTGGTCGGTCGCGGCGAACCCGGCCAGCCGCTCGGCGAAGTACTGCACCATGTCGTTGCGCTCGGGCTCGCCGTGCACCAGCACGTCGAGGCCCAGCTCCTCCTGCAGCCGGACGACCCGCTCGACCTCGGCGCGCATCGCGTCGTCGTACCCGGCGTCGTCGAGCGCGCCGGCCTTGTGCGCGGCCCGCGCCTTGCGCACCTCCACGGTCTGCGGGAACGACCCGATGGTCGTGCTCGGCAGCGGCGGCAGGTTCAGCGCCGCCTGCTGCGCCGCGGCCCGTGTGGCGTACGGCGCGCGGACGGTGTGCTCGGGCCGCAGGTCCGCGAGCCGCGCGCGCACCTTGTCGTCGGCCAGCTCGGCCGCCGACGCGCGATCGGCGACGACGTGCCGCGCCGCCGTCAGGTCGACGTCCTCGCCCGCGAGCGCCTTCCCGAGCAGGACGACCTCGTCGACCTTCTGCTTCGCGAAGGCGAGCCAGCCCTTGAGCCGCGGGTCGAGGTCCTCCCGTGCGACGTCGTAGGGGACGTGCAGCAGCGAGCACGACGTCGAGACGCTGACCTTCGCCGCCGCGCCGAGCAGGGTCGCGGCCCGGCTCAGCGCCTTCTGCGGGTCGGTGCGCCAGACGTTGCGGCCGTCGACGACCCCGGCCAGGACCTCCTTGTCCCGCAACGCCCCTTCGGCCGCGACGGCGTCCACAAAGGACTCATCAGTGACCAGGTCGACGGCGAGCGCCTCGATGGGGGAGCGGGCCAGCACGCCGAGCCCGCGGCCCAGGCCGCCGAAGTAGCCCGCGACCAGCAGCTTCGGCCGCGCGGTCTCCTTGCCCAGCCGGTGGTAGGCGCGGATGAGCGCGTTCAGCTCGTCTTCTGAGCGGTCACCGGCGAACGCCGGCTCGTCGAGCTGGACCCACTCGACGCCCTCGTCGTGCAGCTGCCGCAGCAGGTCGGCGTACGCGTCGAGCAGGCCGTCGAGCAGGTCCAGCGGCCGGAATCCGTCGTCGCCCTTGCTCAGCAGCAGGAACGTCACCGGCCCGACCAGCACGGGCCGCGTTTCGACGCCCAGGGCGCGGGCTTCGCGGTACTCGTCCAGGGGCTTGGAGCCGGTGAGCGCGAACGTCGTGCCCGGGCCCAGTTCGGGGACGATGTAGTGGTAGTTCGTGTCGAACCACTTCGTCATCTCCATCGCCGGGGCGTCCTGGACGCCGCGGGCGGCCGCGAAGTAGGTGTCGAGCTTCGACAGGCCGAGCCCGGTGAAGCGCGCGGGCAGCGCGCCGAACAGCTCGGCGGTGTCGAGCACCTGGTCGTAGTGCGAGAACGTGTTGGACGGGACGGAGTCCAGCCCCGCGTCCCGCAGTCCTTGCCACGTCTGAACCCGCAGCTCACGGCCGGTGGCCAGCAGTGCGGCTTCGTCGTTCTTGCCCGCCCAGAAGCGCTCGAGGGCGCGTTTGAGCTCCCGGTCCGGACCGATCCGGGGGTAGCCCAGCACAGTGGTGCCGATTTCGGTCACAGCTCTCTCCTCGCGAGCTCGTTCGAGGAGTCCGGACGCGCGCGGCGGCGAGCGTTTCGGTGCGTGCCCATCCCACGAGGCCCGGACTCGCGCACGCCGTCGGCGCACGCACCACGGGCAGGTCTTCGGACTCGTGGGCGTACCGCTCGTGCCTACCGGCCGTCGCTTCCCAAGCTCGCGCTCAGTGCTTACATGACGGCTTTCGTTCCCACTCACCGCTGCGGGGCAGTCCCGGATTCACACCGGGTTCCCTGTTGCCTCGACAGGGTGTGACCTCACGCACAACAAAGCTCGGCCACGCCCTGGCGAACCAGTGGCGTGGCCGAGCCTAGCCGGAGAACTCAGTCCCAGTCGAGGGCGCCGCCCGACTGGTACTCGATGACGCGGGTTTCGAAGAAGTTCTTCTCCTTCTTCAGGTCCATCGCCTCGGACATCCACGGGAACGGGTTCTCGGTCTCGCCGAAGATCGGCTGGATGCCGATCTGCTGCGCGCGCCGGTCGGTGATGAAGTGCATGTACTGCTCGCACAGCTGCGCCGACAGGCCGAGCATCCCGCGCGGCATGGTGTCACGCGCGTACGCGACCTCCAGCTCGCAAGCGTCCTTCAGCATCCCGCGCACCTCTTCCTGGAACTCTTCGGTCCACAGGTGCGGGTTCTCGATCTTGATCTGGTTGATGCAGTCGATGCCGAAGTTCAGGTGGATCGACTCGTCGCGCAGGATGTACTGGTACTGCTCGGCGATGCCGACCATCTTGTTGCGGCGGCCGAGCGAGAGGATCTGCGCGAAGCCGGTGTAGAACCACATGCCCTCGAAGATCACGTAGAACGCGACGAGGTCACGCAGGAACGCCGTGTCGGCTTCCGGCGTCCCGGTCTCGAAGTCCGGGTCCTCCAGGTGCTGCGTGTACTTCAGCGCCCACGCGTCCTTGTCCGAAATGGACGGAACCTCGCGGTACATGTTGAACAGCTCGCCCTCGACCAGGCCGAGGCTCTCGCAGATGTACTGGAAGGTGTGCGTGTGCACGGCTTCCTCGAACGCCTGGCGCAGCAGGTACTGGCGGCACTCGGGGTTGGTGATCTGGCGGTACACCGCGAGCACGATGTTGTTGGCCACCAAGGACTCCGCGGTCGCGAAGAAGCCGAGGTTGCGCTTCAGCATCTGCCGCTCGTCCTCGGTGAGGCCGTCGGTCGACTTCCACAGCGCGATGTCGGCCTGCATGGCGACCTCGGTCGGCATCCAGTGGTTGTTGCAGCCGGCCAGGTACTTGTCCCACGCCCACCGGTACTTCATCGGCAGCAGCTGGTTGACGTCGGCGCGCGCGTTGATCATGCGCTTGTCGTCGACGTTGATCCGGGCCGCCCCGACCTCGATCTCACCGAGGCCGGTGACGCCGGTCGTCTCCACGTTGGTCATGTTCTCGGGTTCCTTACTGGCAGGCTTCGCAGTCGGGGTCGTCGATGCGGCAGGCGGCGCCTTCGGTGGTGACGAAGTCGACGTCCGTCTTCGGCAGCTCCTTCGGCTCCGGCTTGGCGGCCGGGGCGGTCACCGGGACCGCCGGGACGGCCGCGGCCGGCGAGGGCGCCGGGGCCGGGGCCGGGGTGGCCGCCGGAGCCGCCGGGGCAGCGGCGGGAGCCGCGGTGGCGGCGGCCGTGCCGGCCGAGACGGCGTTCAGCTTGCCGTCGGTGCCGCGCAGGGTGCTCTTCTCCACGTGCGTCGCGGACTGCGCCCGCAGGTAGTACGTGGTCTTGAGGCCCTTGTGCCACGCGTAGCGGTACAGCTCGTCGAGCTTGCGGCCGCTCGGCGCCGCGATGTACAGGTTCAGCGACTGCGCCTGGTCGATCCACTTCTGGCGCACCGAACCGGCGTCGACGATCCACTTCGACTCGATCTCGAACGCCGTGGCGTAGAGCGCCTTCAGGTCGTCCGGCACCCGGTCGATCTTGCCGAGGCTGCCGTCGAAGTACTTGAGGTCGCTGACCATGACCTCGTCCCACAGCCCGCGCTCCTTGAGCGAGCGGACCAGGTGCGGGTTGACGACGGTGAAGTCGCCGGACATGTTCGACTTGACGAACAGGTTCTGGAACAGCGGCTCGATCGACTGGCCGACACCCGAGATGTTGGAGATCGTCGCGGTCGGCGCGATCGCCATCACGTTGGAGTTGCGCATGCCGACGGTCTTGACGCGCTCGCGCAGCGGCGCCCAGTCGAGCGTGGTGGAGGTGTCGACGTCGAGGCCGTCACCGCGGCGGGCGTCGATGAGCAGCTGCAGCGAGTCGATCGGCAGGATGCCCTTGCTCCACAGCGATCCCTCGAACGACTGGTACTGGCCGCGCTCCTCGGCGAGGTCGGTCGAGGCCGAGATCGCGTAGTAGGAGAGGTGCTCCATGGAGACGTCGGCGAACTTCACGGCGTCGGCGGAGGCGAACGGGACGCCGATCTCGAACAGCGCGTCCTGGAAGCCCATGATGCCCAGGCCGACCGGGCGGTGACGCAGGTTGGAGCGGCGCGCCTCCGGGATCGTGTAGAAGTTGATGTCGATCACGTTGTCCAGCATGCGGACGGCCGTGCGCACGGTCTTCTCGAGGCGCTGGGTGTCCAGGCCCTCGGGGGTGACGTGCTTGAGCAGGTTGACCGAACCGAGGTTGCAGACCGCGACCTCTTCGCTGTTGGTGTTCAGCGTGATCTCGGTGCACAGGTTCGACGAGTGCACGACGCCGACGTGCTGCTGCGGCGAGCGCAGGTTGCACGGGTCCTTGAACGTGATCCACGGGTGGCCGGTCTCGAACAGCATGGTGAGCATCCGGCGCCACAGCTCGACCGCGCGGATCTTGCGGAACACCTTGATCTCGCCGCGCTCGGCCATCGCCTCGTACTCGGCGTAGCGCTGCGAGAACGCGTTGCCGTAGAGGTCGTGCAGGTCCGGGGTCTCGTTCGGCGAGAACAGCGTCCACTGCGCGTCGGCCTCGACGCGGCGCAGGAACTCGTCCGGCACCCAGTTGGCCGTGTTCATGTCGTGCGTGCGGCGGCGGTCGTCACCGGTGTTCTTGCGCAGGTCGAGGAACTCCTCGATGTCCACGTGCCAGGTCTCGAGGTACGCGCAGGCCGCGCCCTTGCGCTTGCCGCCCTGGTTCACCGCGACGGCGGTGTCGTTGGCGATCTTGAGGAACGGCACGACGCCCTGGGACTGGCCGTTGGTGCCCTTGATGTGCGCGCCGAGGCCGCGGACCGGGGTCCAGTCGTTGCCGAGGCCGCCCGAGTACTTAGCCAGCAGCGCGTTGTTCTTGTACGCCTGGAAGATCGAGTCCAGGTCGTCGTCCACCGTGGTGAGGAAGCAGGACGACAGCTGCGCGCGGGTGGTGCCCGAGTTGAACAGCGTCGGCGTCGAGGCCATGAAGTGGAACGTCGAGAGCAGCTCGTAGAACTCGATGGCGCGGGCTTCGCGGTCGTCCTCGCGGATCGCCAGGCCCATCGCGACGCGCATGAAGAACGCCTGCGGCAGCTCGAAGCGGACGCCGTTGTGGTGCTGGAAGTACCGGTCGTACAGCGTCTGCAGGCCGAGGAAGCCGAAGTCGAGGTCACGCTTGGCCTCGATGGCCGCGGTGATCTTGTCCAGGTCGAAGGAGAGCAGCTCGCCGTCGACCAGCTCCAGCTCGACCGCGCGGCGCAGGTAGTCGCGGAAGTACGCGGGGTACTCGCCGGCCATCTCGTCCTGGCTGGCCAGACGCGGCTTCTTCGCGAGGTAGCTCAGGGCCTCGCCGCGCAGCTTGTCCAGCAGCAGCCGGGCGCTGACGTAGGAGTAGTTCGGCTCCTGCTCGACCAGCACGCGGGCGGCCATGATCTGGGCCAGGGCGAGCTCGTCGGCGCTGATGCCGTCGTAGAGGTTGCGCTTGGCCTCGGCCAGCACCGGCTCGGCGGTGACGTCGTCGAGCCCGGCGACGGCCTCGCCCACGACGTGGGACACGCGGGCCCAGTCGAGCGGACGCAGCACGCCGTCGACGCCCTTGACGCTCAGCGTGGCCTCGGCGGGCGTCGTGGGCTCGGTCGCCTTGCGGGCCTTGCTGTGCTCCTCGCGGTAGAGGACGTAGGCGCGGGCGACCTTGTGGTGCTCGCCGCGCATCAGCGCGAGCTCGACGATGTCCTGGATCTGCTCGATGTGCAGCGCGGTCTCGGGACCGGCGTGGCGCAGCAGGGTGGTCTCGACCTGCTCGGTGAGCTCGGCGACGACGTGGTGCACGCGGGAGGACGCGGCGGCGTCGCCGCCCTCGACCGCGAGGAACGCCTTCGTCAGCGCGACCGAGATCTTCCCGGCGTCGAACGGCGACACGCTGCCGTCCCGCCGGATGACCCGGATCGCGGTGGGGCTGGAGTCGGCGGCGGCGGGCGGCCGCTGACCGGTTTCGACTGACATGCGTGTCTCCAAATTTGGACGCGTTGGATCGCCACAGGGTCTCATGAGGCCATGTGCTGCAAGTTCTTCGAAGCTGCCCGGCAGTACTCTGCAGCGGTCTCCCCGTCGCTGGGCGTTGCCGGTCCACAGAGACTACATGTAGGGGTTGGAGGCTGCACGTGCCCCAATGGGTGGCGTGTCGCGGTCTCACCCTCGCGGGTTACGCGGTCACCGAGAGGTGCTGCTCAGGCCCCGGAACAGGGAGTTCGGAGGCCGGTTCGAGCCTCGACCGGGGCGGCCTGGAGCGCCCGACACGCCGCTCGGCCGGGCGGAACGTGGGACGGTGGCCCGGCTGAGCTTGATCGGGTGGCGCGAGAGGGCACGCCGGAAGACGGTCAGGAGCCGAAGCGCAATTCGGACGCGGGGAGTTCGAGGCTCGTCACCGGGCGTCGCGAAGCGAGGTAGCCCAGCGGTCCGGTCGGGTTGAAGCTCCAGTCCGCCGACGCCGGACGCGGGCGGACCTTCGCGCCGACCGGCGTCCGCAGGAGACCGTCTCGCTCCTGGACGACGTCGAACGACGTCGGCAGCCGCACCGGCAAGCCGGCGCGGCCCTTGAACGCCGCCGTCGCTATCCAGTCGTCCGCGGTGGCCGCCGTGGCCGTGAAGGTGCGGCCGCTCGTGAAGTCCAGCGTGGCCAGGTCCTTCGGGATTGCCCACAGATCGCGGCCGCCGTGGAGGGAGACCTCGCTGTCGACCCAGATCTCGGTGATCGAGCACGACACCCGGCGCCCCTTGACCGCCACCGCCGCCAGCAGCTCGTGGTAGGCGAGCCGGCCGGGTGGCGTGTAGTCGATCCACGCCGTGAACACGGACGCGTGCCCGGCGATCACCAGCGGCTCGGCGGGCACCGCGGGCAGGTCCGCCACCGGGACGCGCCAGATCGACA
This genomic window contains:
- a CDS encoding LCP family protein — encoded protein: MTYRGDDGGRRMPPPRPPAGRSRDHQRAQMMPLPGRGQSPYDERTRPMGTREPEYMPPQGPPPRQQPPNRGEDYPPSRPPRRRRRWGFGRILLTLLLVFVVFFAGIWVYLEFSIKRVDALADYDGRPVAAAGTNWLIVGSDSREGLTTADEENLATGDVAAAGGQRTDTIMVAHLPDNSTKPTLLSLPRDSQVKIPGHGTNKINAAFSLGGPKLLAQTVEGATGLHIDHYAEIGFGGFAKIVEAIGGVEMCIDKDMNDTVTGISIKAGCPQTLDGREALGFVRMRHSDATPRSDLDRVANQRKFIGALVSQIASPGTLLNPFDFFPLLSAAPDALTMDSGDHVHNLAGLAIAMRGISSGGVVTTTVPVTSGSAENWDKNKSKQLFDALKNDTEVPDSVIVN
- a CDS encoding diguanylate cyclase domain-containing protein, whose protein sequence is MARRWAATLADTKGVTLPPEELEQLLLGVATDAVDHVSSGHDGALLRFSALYAASPMGIALADPDGGIVEANLALGQLLGCPPDRLRGRHITELGSTGHDVSRLKAGLEHVNTGVERFRERMLLDHVDDGKLWTDVTLARLPGDRPGSVYPVLMVSDANELHLLQERLVHQNIHDPLTGLPNASSFTTKLEAALGAGARDDIALIYLDVDGFKVVNDGLGAGVGDQVLRGVAGKLSAVFTGHHDGFVARLSGDGFAVLLRGELSAAEVVELVERALEDLNEPIYLGGHGIGVSASAGIVVRAAVEDGAAELLRAAEIALHRAKEAGKAQWMLFDPELDARDRGRYQLGAVIAGALENGEFSLVYQPTVKLADPGRIAAVNAGLRWNHPEKGELGSEEFYPLAQTTGMTVPLGRWLLAESLAATARWRTRLGDAAPDVCVRLPTRLAIDPDLVMLVREQLTKHELPATALRLCTDRDSVLDPRGEVLDSFAVLADLGTQLVLTISGSADLELIPQHGLPVKHVILSGPVIDALDAEEPAESDIRHLTQLVTRARELQLRVGAEGVRTHEQAARLRQLGVLAARGQFANDSATGDEVDELIARHPAT
- a CDS encoding peroxiredoxin codes for the protein MDAGDLAPDFTLPDDQGQERKLSDFLATGPVVLFFYPAAMTGGCTAESCHFRDLAAEFAEVGAHRVGISPDGVTKQRQFSAANDFDYPLLSDVEGEVAKQFGVWRRLLPLHAKRATFVIGEDRRILEKIKSELNFTVHADQALKVLRERNKVS
- a CDS encoding GNAT family N-acetyltransferase; this translates as METPAETYRDGDLTLTRWHPGDRDLLTALVSGSLEQLGPWLIWATGGYTSDDSSEFLRLTAKRWESAEAYEYAVGVDGEVAGGVGVMTRDGGAEIGYWLARGWTGRGLMTRSVALLTAEAFRLGAGYVEIMHDELNARSRALPARLGFTKVREEPAEKPLAPSCTGTNHVWRLEA
- a CDS encoding cytochrome P450; the protein is MVTLTRTVGRAAETLRERVPPLTSLPLPRAVDQRWLRSRWPVQELATPPAGSGLKPVLGDEGPPVVGHMLEMMRFGPAFGLRRHELYGPVSWTGGFGRRIVALSGPEATQIALVNKDKTFSQEGWKFFIERFFERGLMLMDFGEHHLHRRIMQEAFTRARLTGYVNEMGPALREGVATWGTSERPRLYWSLKQLTLDVATRVFMGMRSGADSHRINRAFVSSVRAGTALVRVPVPGGRWSAGLHGRKVLERYFGETLPAKRAADGDDLFAALCHATTEDGDRFSDTDIVNHMIFLMMAAHDTTTITSSAMAYYLAKHPEWQERARAESLALGDDVLDIDAIDRLETLDLVMKEALRLVAPVPSLTRQTVKDTEVLGHYIPEGTLVGVSPTVNHFDPGCWTDPFRFDPERFAEPRREDKSHRMAWMPFGGGAHKCIGLHFGGLEVKLLMHEMLRAYRWSVPESYTARWDYVSLPVPADGLPVRLTPR